A single window of Gossypium hirsutum isolate 1008001.06 chromosome A10, Gossypium_hirsutum_v2.1, whole genome shotgun sequence DNA harbors:
- the LOC107895523 gene encoding agamous-like MADS-box protein AGL80 — MSEMSTLCGVDTCAIMYSPYKSPPEVWPSPMGVQQVLSKLETIPEMEKSKNMLNQKTFLSQKITKAAEQLKNHWNNIFATVKSLIVSIFGSTVGATTSSDSGSFSTSKGLS; from the exons ATGAGTGAAATGAGTACCCTTTGTGGGGTTGACACTTGTGCTATCATGTACAGTCCTTATAAGTCCCCACCCGAGGTTTGGCCTTCCCCTATGGGAGTCCAACAAGTTCTTTCCAAGCTCGAAACGATCCCTGAGATGGAGAAAAGCAAGAATATGTTGAACCAAAAGACTTTCCTCTCCCAAAAGATCACCAAAGCAGCTGAGCAGCTAAAAAACCATT GGAACAATATTTTTGCAACGGTAAAGTCTTTAATTGTTTCTATCTTTGGCTCAACTGTTGGTGCAACTACTTCCTCTGACTCTGGTTCATTTTCAACTTCTAAGGGTCTTTCTTGA